The following coding sequences lie in one Candidatus Annandia adelgestsuga genomic window:
- a CDS encoding acetate kinase — MFNKLSLVWNCGSSSLKFAIINPLSDKKYLSGNVECLKLPNSRIMWFDHLKYKKNIKYIKNISHKKAINFVFNNILKKNILLFNKIKVIAHRIVHGGNKLTSSTLINNKVINLIKSSSVFAPLHNPAHLIGIYESIKNYPNLSKKNVAVFDTSFHMTMPKKSYLYGIPYKLYKNYGIRRYGAHGISYQYIVYKTSKIFNKKKNKLNIIVCHLGGGASISSIKNGKIIDTSMGLTPSEGLLMGTRSGDIDISIIFFLYEYLSITMKDIKNLLSKQSGILGLTEKSSDFRYIEKRYYKNSKAIIALNVFCHRLSKYIGGYITLINKYLDAIVFTGGIGENATIMRKLTINKFSLFNIIIDKKKNKNIVGKSGFINKINTIPILILPTDEELIIAKEGINLIK, encoded by the coding sequence ATGTTTAATAAATTATCATTAGTTTGGAATTGTGGAAGTTCTTCTTTAAAATTTGCTATTATAAATCCTTTATCAGATAAAAAATATTTATCTGGTAATGTTGAATGTTTAAAATTACCTAATTCTCGTATTATGTGGTTTGATCATTTAAAATATAAAAAAAATATTAAATATATAAAAAATATTTCACATAAAAAAGCTATAAATTTTGTTTTTAATAATATTTTAAAAAAAAATATTTTATTATTTAATAAAATTAAAGTTATTGCGCATAGAATTGTTCATGGGGGAAATAAATTAACTAGTTCAACTTTAATTAACAATAAAGTAATTAATTTAATAAAATCATCTTCAGTATTTGCTCCATTACATAACCCTGCTCATTTAATAGGAATTTATGAATCTATAAAAAATTATCCAAATTTATCTAAAAAAAATGTAGCAGTTTTTGATACTTCATTTCATATGACTATGCCTAAAAAATCATATTTATATGGAATACCTTATAAATTATATAAAAATTATGGTATTCGTAGATATGGAGCTCATGGTATAAGTTATCAATATATTGTTTATAAAACTTCAAAAATATTTAATAAAAAAAAAAATAAATTAAATATTATAGTTTGTCATTTAGGAGGCGGAGCATCTATTTCATCAATTAAAAATGGAAAAATAATTGACACTTCTATGGGTTTAACTCCTTCAGAAGGATTATTAATGGGTACGAGAAGTGGTGATATTGATATTTCTATAATTTTTTTTTTATATGAATATTTAAGTATTACAATGAAAGATATAAAAAATTTATTGAGTAAACAATCTGGAATATTAGGTTTAACAGAAAAAAGTAGTGACTTTAGATATATTGAAAAAAGATATTATAAAAATAGTAAAGCTATAATAGCATTAAATGTTTTTTGTCATCGTTTATCTAAATATATAGGTGGGTATATAACTTTAATAAATAAATATTTAGATGCTATAGTTTTTACAGGTGGTATAGGAGAAAATGCAACTATAATGCGTAAATTGACTATTAATAAATTTTCATTATTTAATATTATTATAGATAAAAAAAAAAATAAAAATATTGTTGGTAAATCAGGTTTTATAAATAAAATAAATACAATACCAATATTAATATTACCTACAGATGAAGAATTAATTATTGCTAAAGAAGGAATAAATTTAATAAAATAA
- a CDS encoding NADH-quinone oxidoreductase subunit N: protein MEIFSLELLTLIPIIIIELTIVILILLIIFKRSNLISLIITNIGLISVIPSIFFIKKMDAFYLDYYLYFDNYAFFYISLLILSSFSTCIFSYYWLKKYKYYKEEFYLLILISTLGGIVVVSTMYLHIVFIGLELLSLPIFGLINFSYNEKKSLNASIKYTILSLTSSSLILFGLSLIYIKIKSLDMSSLILEDFYSSFLALGFIIFSSGLFFKLSLVPFNLWTPDIYKKLSLPILSFLSSNNKIVFFALLTRMILYLPDYYMHIRLLFMIVSCASMIFGSLMIITQKNINKIIGYSSISQIGYLMSVFYIIKTKISSQIICVFIINYVLSNLGIFSIISIISNKFNIKNFSNIKIYKGLFWRFPIMGYAMTIMFMSLAGLPITLGFLGKFYIIFASLNTKLWWLTFSIIISSVISIYAYLKIIINLYDTGKNKFLNKYNNDYQIFSKIIFLLCFFLIILLGIYPEILINESKHIRY from the coding sequence ATGGAAATTTTTTCATTAGAACTATTAACTTTAATACCTATTATTATAATTGAATTAACAATTGTAATTTTAATATTATTAATAATTTTTAAAAGAAGTAATTTAATCAGTTTAATAATTACTAATATAGGTTTAATTTCAGTTATACCATCTATTTTTTTTATTAAAAAAATGGATGCTTTTTATTTAGATTATTATTTATATTTTGATAATTATGCTTTTTTTTATATATCTTTATTAATTCTTTCTAGTTTTTCAACATGTATATTTTCATACTATTGGTTAAAAAAATATAAATATTATAAAGAAGAATTTTATTTATTAATATTAATATCAACTTTAGGTGGAATTGTTGTAGTTAGCACAATGTATTTGCATATTGTTTTTATTGGTTTAGAATTATTATCTTTACCAATTTTTGGTTTAATTAATTTTTCGTATAATGAAAAAAAATCTTTAAATGCTTCTATAAAATATACTATTTTATCTTTAACATCATCTTCTTTAATATTATTTGGATTAAGTTTAATATATATTAAAATAAAATCATTAGATATGTCTTCTCTTATTTTAGAAGATTTTTACTCTTCTTTTTTAGCTTTAGGTTTCATTATATTTTCAAGCGGTTTATTTTTTAAATTATCTTTAGTTCCATTTAATTTGTGGACTCCAGATATATATAAAAAATTATCTTTACCAATATTATCATTTTTATCTAGTAATAATAAAATAGTTTTCTTTGCTCTTTTAACAAGAATGATATTATATTTACCAGATTATTATATGCATATTCGTCTTTTATTTATGATAGTGTCTTGTGCTTCTATGATATTTGGAAGTTTAATGATAATAACACAAAAAAATATAAATAAAATTATAGGATATTCTTCTATTTCACAGATAGGATATTTAATGTCTGTTTTTTATATTATTAAAACTAAAATATCATCACAAATAATTTGTGTTTTTATAATTAATTATGTTTTAAGTAATTTAGGTATATTTAGTATAATAAGTATTATATCTAATAAATTTAACATTAAAAATTTTAGTAATATTAAAATTTATAAAGGTTTATTTTGGCGTTTTCCTATTATGGGTTATGCTATGACTATAATGTTTATGTCTTTAGCTGGTTTACCAATTACTTTAGGATTTTTAGGAAAATTTTATATTATTTTTGCAAGTTTAAATACAAAATTATGGTGGTTGACTTTTTCTATAATTATAAGTAGTGTTATAAGTATATATGCTTATTTAAAAATAATTATTAATTTATATGATACTGGAAAGAATAAATTTTTAAATAAGTATAATAACGATTATCAAATATTTTCTAAAATAATTTTTTTATTATGTTTTTTTTTAATAATTTTATTAGGAATTTATCCTGAAATTTTAATTAATGAATCTAAACATATAAGATATTAA